Proteins found in one Emys orbicularis isolate rEmyOrb1 chromosome 23, rEmyOrb1.hap1, whole genome shotgun sequence genomic segment:
- the COL8A2 gene encoding collagen alpha-2(VIII) chain → MLSEAVSLLLLVAGIRSVSGGGAGGGYAQVKYMQPMVKGPLGPPFREGKGQYLDMQPLLPMDLKGEPGPPGKPGPRGPPGPPGYPGKPGTGKPGLHGQPGPAGPPGFSGVGKPGIPGLPGKAGMKGMPGLKGEPGLRGEQGQRGLPGPPGLPGPAGISVNGKPGMQGTPGLPGFRGEPGPKGEPGLRGERGLKGENGVGKPGFPGPRGNGGPPGPAGPPGPNGIGKPGFNGLPGAPGGKGEMGPSGAPGINGEPGPMGPRGPPGIDGIGIPGVGGVPGMQGPVGPKGEPGIRGLPGLPGPAGYGKPGLPGLKGDRGQPGIPGAIGDKGEPGMDGEAGEQGPQGVIGSPGVPGSMGLPGKHGLPGLKGEVGLPGPPGIPGMRGDQGPNGFAGKPGVPGERGLPGSQGPPGPTGPKGEPGFTGIPGVPGLTGSLGPKGDAGIPGQSGLRGPSGIPGLQGPSGPMGPQGLPGLKGEPGLPGPPGEGKVGEPGITGPIGPPGIPGTRGLNGPPGPPGPPGPPGAPGVFDETGIAGLHLPDGGVEGAVLGNGKPGKPQYGKGELSARIAPAFTAILTSPFPASGMPVKFDRTLYNGHNAYNPATGIFTCPISGIYYFAYHVHVKGTNVWVALYKNNVPATYTYDEYKKGYLDQASGSAVLELKENDQVWVQMPSDQANGLYSTEYIHSSFSGFLLCPT, encoded by the coding sequence ACATGCAACCGCTCCTGCCGATGGATCTCAAAGGGGAGCCAGGCCCCCCAGGAAAGCCAGGCCCAAGAGGACCTCCAGGCCCCCCAGGCTATCCAGGAAAACCAGGCACTGGGAAACCCGGACTTCAtggccagccaggccctgctgggcCCCCTGGATTTTCTGGTGTTGGCAAACCAGGTATCCCAGGGCTTCCAGGAAAGGCAGGTATGAAAGGGATGCCCGGCCTCAAAGGTGAACCCGGCCTGAGAGGTGAGCAAGGCCAGAGAGGATTACCTGGCCCGCCAGGATTGCCTGGGCCAGCAGGCATCTCAGTCAATGGGAAACCAGGCATGCAGGGCACTCCAGGTCTACCAGGATTTCGGGGTGAGCCTGGGCCAAAAGGGGAGCCAGGGCTTCGGGGGGAGCGGGGCTTAAAGGGTGAAAATGGCGTTGGGAAGCCAGGGTTTCCGGGTCCCCGAGGAAATGGAggcccccccggccccgctgggCCTCCAGGGCCAAACGGCATTGGGAAACCAGGGTTCAATGGCTTACCAGGTGCTCCAGGGGGGAAAGGCGAGATGGGCCCATCTGGAGCCCCTGGGATCAATGGGGAACCTGGGCCGATGGGGCCACGGGGGCCACCAGGCATTGATGGAATAGGCATCCCGGGCGTCGGAGGGGTTCCAGGTATGCAAGGCCCTGTGGGGCCAAAGGGAGAACCCGGGATCCGTGGCCTTCCCGGTTTACCTGGGCCCGCAGGCTATGGGAAACCAGGTTTGCCGGGCTTAAAAGGAGATCGTGGGCAACCTGGGATCCCAGGAGCCATTGGCGACAAAGGGGAACCGGGCATGGATGGGGAAGCAGGCGAGCAGGGCCCGCAGGGTGTCATTGGATCCCCCGGGGTGCCAGGCTCCATGGGCTTGCCAGGCAAACACGGGCTGCCAGGCCTCAAAGGTGAGGTTGGGCTGCCTGGGCCCCCAGGAATACCAGGGATGCGTGGAGACCAAGGGCCAAATGGTTTTGCAGGGAAACCAGGGGTCCCTGGAGAGAGAGGTTTGCCTGGGTCTCAGGGACCACCTGGCCCCACAGGGCCAAAAGGAGAACCAGGGTTCACAGGGATTCCTGGGGTGCCAGGGTTAACAGGTAGCCTGGGACCAAAGGGAGATGCAGGAATTCCAGGCCAGTCAGGCCTGAGGGGCCCATCTGGTATTCCAGGCCTACAAGGCCCTTCTGGTCCCATGGGGCCACAGGGCTTACCAGGGCTGAAAGGGGAACCTGGCCTCCCAGGCcctccaggggaggggaaggtaggGGAGCCTGGCATTACAGGACCCATTGGCCCACCTGGAATACCAGGGACACGTGGATTAAACGGACCCCCAGGACCACCAGGGCCGCCTGGTCCCCCCGGGGCACCAGGGGTGTTCGACGAGACAGGCATCGCTGGACTGCACTTGCCGGATGGAGGCGTGGAAGGAGCGGTGTTAGGGAATGGTAAGCCTGGGAAGCCACAGTATGGCAAAGGGGAGCTCTCTGCCCGGATAGCACCCGCTTTCACGGCCATCCTGACCTCCCCgttcccagcctctggcatgcCAGTCAAATTCGACAGGACTTTGTACAACGGGCACAACGCCTACAATCCAGCCACTGGGATATTCACCTGCCCCATCTCCGGCATCTATTACTTTGCCTACCACGTGCATGTCAAAGGGACTAATGTCTGGGTGGCACTTTATAAGAACAATGTGCCCGCCACATACACCTATGACGAGTACAAAAAAGGCTACCTGGATCAAGCCTCAGGCAGCGCAGTGCTCGAACTCAAAGAGAATGACCAAGTCTGGGTCCAAATGCCCTCGGACCAAGCCAATGGGCTGTACTCCACAGAATACATCCACTCCTCTTTCTCCGGCTTCCTGCTTTGCCCCACATAA